From a single Bacillus sp. NEB1478 genomic region:
- a CDS encoding beta-eliminating lyase-related protein yields the protein MSDNNPLLEAYKQTKYQVTSHGKRNIDILKEALETIDGHQDSDMYGEGKIIEEFQDKMAAYLGKESAVFFPSGTMAQQIALRIWCDQKGIKKVAYHPLCHLEIHEEDGLKELHHIEPILLADKDRVITLEDVTGLKEDISCLLLELPQREIGGQLPDYETLQAISAYCREKGIKLQLDGARLFEILPYYQKSAAEVCELFDSVYVSFYKGIGGVAGAILAGEKSFTDESKVWKRRHGGDLISLYPYIISADYYFNQRIDKMEQYYEGAKELAALYNQCTDAATVPIQPVSNMFHVHFKRPKEKVEPILVDIYRESGIGLTGHLREVSENECNFEVSIGDQFKDVPKDKLNEAFRQLNERLTGVVK from the coding sequence TTGAGTGATAATAATCCTTTACTGGAAGCCTATAAGCAAACAAAATACCAAGTAACCAGCCATGGTAAAAGAAACATCGATATTTTGAAGGAAGCATTGGAAACAATAGATGGTCATCAAGATAGTGATATGTACGGCGAGGGTAAAATAATAGAGGAGTTCCAAGACAAGATGGCAGCGTATCTAGGTAAAGAGTCAGCTGTCTTCTTTCCGAGCGGAACAATGGCACAGCAAATTGCATTAAGAATATGGTGTGATCAAAAAGGGATAAAAAAAGTCGCATATCATCCTTTATGCCATTTAGAGATCCATGAAGAAGATGGGTTGAAGGAACTGCATCATATTGAACCGATTTTGCTGGCAGATAAAGATAGAGTCATTACGCTAGAGGATGTTACCGGTTTGAAAGAGGATATTTCCTGCCTGCTTCTCGAGCTTCCTCAGCGTGAGATTGGCGGGCAGCTGCCTGATTATGAGACGCTACAAGCCATTTCGGCTTATTGTCGTGAAAAAGGAATCAAACTGCAACTGGATGGGGCACGTTTGTTTGAAATCCTGCCATATTATCAAAAATCGGCGGCTGAGGTTTGTGAGCTTTTTGACAGCGTGTATGTTTCTTTTTATAAAGGAATTGGCGGAGTAGCAGGAGCGATACTAGCAGGTGAGAAGTCTTTTACAGATGAATCAAAGGTTTGGAAAAGACGCCACGGCGGTGACTTAATCAGTCTATATCCGTATATTATCAGTGCGGATTATTATTTTAATCAACGGATCGATAAGATGGAGCAATATTATGAAGGTGCGAAAGAGCTGGCTGCACTTTATAACCAATGTACTGATGCAGCTACAGTTCCAATTCAACCTGTTTCGAATATGTTCCATGTTCATTTTAAAAGACCAAAAGAAAAAGTTGAGCCTATTCTTGTGGATATCTACAGAGAATCAGGAATCGGGTTAACAGGTCATTTAAGGGAAGTTAGCGAGAATGAGTGTAATTTTGAAGTCAGTATTGGCGATCAGTTTAAAGATGTTCCTAAAGACAAGCTAAATGAGGCATTTCGTCAACTTAACGAGAGATTAACAGGGGTTGTGAAATAG
- a CDS encoding zinc ribbon domain-containing protein produces MSKANKNCQSCGMPLVRDEKGGGTERNGEISKTYCSHCYINGEFTAPDLTADQMRERVKGKLVEFGFPKFLTGMFTRNIHKLDRWKNQ; encoded by the coding sequence ATGTCAAAAGCAAATAAAAATTGTCAAAGCTGCGGTATGCCGCTTGTACGTGATGAAAAAGGCGGAGGAACTGAAAGAAACGGTGAAATCAGCAAAACGTATTGTAGTCATTGTTATATAAATGGTGAGTTTACAGCTCCTGATCTAACGGCTGATCAAATGAGAGAAAGAGTGAAAGGTAAGTTAGTAGAGTTTGGTTTCCCTAAATTCTTAACCGGAATGTTCACTCGTAACATCCACAAGCTAGATCGCTGGAAAAATCAATAA
- a CDS encoding inner-membrane translocator, with protein sequence MDSIILWTYLLIILVLNYTAVKLHKSRQLRLYVSGLVILVLAPVFAFITGFLLLHYTDAGEGAGYGGFFVGFVTFVNGIVILIGSMVLSLKRRLKSGQQKEL encoded by the coding sequence ATGGATAGTATCATTTTGTGGACGTATTTGCTCATTATTTTGGTACTTAATTATACAGCGGTTAAACTGCATAAAAGCAGGCAGCTAAGATTGTACGTTTCCGGTCTCGTGATTCTTGTTTTAGCTCCTGTTTTTGCCTTCATAACTGGATTTTTATTGCTTCATTATACGGATGCAGGGGAAGGTGCAGGATACGGCGGATTTTTTGTAGGATTTGTTACATTCGTAAATGGCATTGTCATTTTGATTGGCAGTATGGTCTTGTCATTAAAAAGAAGATTAAAAAGCGGACAGCAAAAAGAATTATAG
- a CDS encoding methyltransferase yields the protein MIEQQFDKLLNIHTEEFQKGFNDSAHYNRYEPTPYHALETLFQHYDIQSKDHVVDFGCGKGRLNFYIHYHFNATVTGIEMNASFYNEALMNQLNYIKEGKKNKEKIHFHCCLAEEYEIASLDNVFYFFNPFSVQVFMKVINNILLSVEQNPRDVELILYYGSEDYLQFLEYQTAFELKEEVRIPRLYENNPYERFLIYRLEV from the coding sequence ATGATTGAACAACAATTTGATAAATTACTCAACATACATACCGAGGAATTCCAAAAGGGGTTTAATGATTCTGCACATTACAATCGGTACGAGCCCACGCCATATCATGCACTTGAAACTCTTTTTCAGCATTATGATATACAAAGCAAAGATCATGTTGTTGATTTTGGATGCGGCAAAGGAAGGCTGAACTTTTATATTCATTATCATTTCAATGCAACAGTTACAGGGATAGAAATGAATGCCTCTTTTTATAACGAGGCACTTATGAACCAACTGAATTATATTAAAGAGGGCAAGAAGAACAAAGAGAAAATACATTTTCATTGCTGTTTGGCGGAAGAGTACGAGATTGCTTCGTTAGATAATGTGTTTTATTTTTTCAATCCATTTTCTGTACAAGTGTTTATGAAGGTCATTAACAACATATTATTATCAGTTGAACAAAATCCGCGCGATGTGGAACTCATCTTGTATTATGGTTCAGAAGATTATCTGCAGTTTCTCGAATATCAGACTGCATTTGAATTGAAAGAAGAGGTAAGAATCCCGCGTCTTTATGAAAATAATCCGTATGAACGGTTTTTGATCTATCGTTTAGAGGTTTAA
- a CDS encoding iron-containing alcohol dehydrogenase, whose translation MNKFLQYNPTKLFFGKGEVQQISNVLDKDLNVLIVYGGGSIKKNGVYEDVIVELNKAGATIFELSGVEPNPRLTTVHKGVDICKTEKIDFILAVGGGSVIDCTKAISAGAKYDGDAWDLITQNAPIEDALPFGTVLTLAATGSEMNSISVITNWETKDKLGWGSPFVFPAFSILDPSYTFSVPRDQTVYGIVDSMSHALESYFHRTENTPMIDGFIESLLRTAIATGPKLLENLESFEHRETMMYLSTTAFNGTLSNGTDGGDWATHRIEHAISAVYDIPHGGGLAILFPNWLEHVLEEDPSRVKQLAVNVFGISTENKSDMEVAKEGAKALRDFWNSLGAPSKLSDYNIDDSEFDAMVDKTFIKPGVGTYKEMDYDSVRDILKRSL comes from the coding sequence ATGAATAAATTCTTGCAATACAATCCTACGAAACTATTTTTCGGTAAAGGTGAAGTTCAGCAAATATCTAATGTTTTAGATAAAGATTTAAATGTTCTTATCGTTTATGGTGGAGGAAGCATTAAGAAAAATGGCGTTTATGAAGATGTCATTGTTGAATTAAATAAAGCGGGTGCTACAATTTTTGAATTGTCAGGTGTTGAGCCGAATCCACGTTTAACTACGGTTCATAAAGGTGTCGACATCTGTAAAACGGAAAAGATCGATTTCATTCTGGCAGTTGGCGGAGGCAGTGTCATCGATTGTACGAAAGCCATTTCTGCAGGAGCTAAATATGATGGAGACGCGTGGGATTTGATCACTCAAAACGCACCAATTGAGGACGCTCTTCCTTTCGGTACGGTACTTACACTGGCTGCAACTGGTTCTGAGATGAACTCGATATCTGTGATTACAAACTGGGAAACAAAAGATAAGTTAGGCTGGGGTTCTCCGTTTGTATTCCCAGCGTTTTCAATTTTAGATCCGAGCTACACGTTCTCAGTTCCTCGTGACCAAACGGTTTATGGCATTGTGGATAGCATGTCTCATGCTTTAGAAAGTTATTTCCACCGTACGGAAAACACTCCAATGATCGATGGATTTATCGAATCATTGCTTAGAACGGCGATTGCGACAGGACCGAAATTACTTGAAAACTTGGAGTCGTTTGAACATCGCGAAACGATGATGTATTTAAGTACAACTGCATTCAACGGTACACTTTCCAATGGAACAGATGGCGGTGACTGGGCTACACACCGAATTGAGCACGCGATTTCAGCGGTCTACGATATCCCGCATGGCGGCGGACTGGCGATTTTATTCCCGAATTGGCTGGAACATGTGTTAGAAGAAGATCCTTCACGTGTGAAACAGCTGGCGGTTAATGTGTTCGGAATCTCAACTGAGAATAAATCAGACATGGAAGTAGCGAAAGAAGGGGCAAAAGCACTTCGCGACTTCTGGAACTCGTTAGGAGCACCTAGCAAGTTAAGTGATTATAATATCGATGATAGTGAGTTTGATGCGATGGTTGACAAAACATTCATCAAGCCAGGTGTGGGAACGTATAAAGAAATGGATTACGACAGCGTACGTGATATCTTGAAGCGTTCGTTGTAA
- a CDS encoding MFS transporter yields MTSSKWLKIIPVAFIMYMLAYMDRINVGVLMPYIQKDLNISASSAGDIAGIFFVGYLILQIPGGILATKWSAKKFIFILMILWGLCAMASGFVQTEGQLKVVRFLLGVAEGGVWPAVLILLANWFTIKERARANAFWMACLPVSAILMAPISGLLLKNFDWQTVLILEGIPPIIFAFVWLAFIDDRPSDAKWMDDKERTKLLSDLNAEQSKSVKSQGYGAAFKNKTVWGLVVMYFLWMTGFYGYTMWVPSVVSTFTKDPATMGWLTAIPFTFALVGMVVNSIWSDRRLNRVQHVVTPLIIAAISMVAGQFVDSPVLQMVLLSITAIGVYAPYGPLWAIPTAIIPAGVVGAALGLQNAIGNLGGYNGPKFVGVLKDATGSFHAGFYFLAASLVLAALLTWFLGRTMNVQKANVPNKPTINKVS; encoded by the coding sequence ATGACAAGTTCAAAGTGGTTAAAAATCATTCCGGTAGCTTTTATTATGTATATGCTTGCGTATATGGACCGAATTAACGTAGGTGTATTGATGCCTTATATTCAGAAGGATCTTAATATCTCAGCATCTTCTGCCGGTGATATCGCGGGAATTTTCTTTGTAGGGTATTTAATTCTCCAGATTCCTGGTGGAATTCTTGCGACAAAATGGTCTGCGAAAAAATTTATTTTTATCCTGATGATTTTATGGGGATTATGCGCAATGGCATCAGGATTTGTACAAACAGAAGGTCAGCTTAAAGTTGTTAGATTCTTACTAGGGGTTGCTGAAGGTGGAGTTTGGCCAGCGGTACTGATCTTGTTAGCAAACTGGTTCACAATAAAAGAAAGAGCACGAGCAAACGCATTTTGGATGGCGTGTCTGCCTGTTTCAGCCATTCTAATGGCTCCAATTTCCGGTCTTTTGTTAAAGAATTTTGATTGGCAAACGGTATTAATTTTAGAAGGAATTCCGCCTATTATTTTTGCATTTGTTTGGTTAGCTTTCATTGATGACAGACCGTCAGATGCAAAATGGATGGATGACAAGGAACGCACAAAGCTGCTTTCGGACCTTAATGCAGAACAAAGTAAATCTGTTAAATCACAAGGTTATGGTGCAGCCTTCAAGAACAAAACGGTTTGGGGCTTAGTCGTGATGTACTTCTTATGGATGACAGGTTTTTATGGATATACGATGTGGGTGCCAAGTGTAGTGAGTACGTTTACTAAAGATCCTGCAACAATGGGGTGGTTAACAGCAATCCCATTTACATTTGCGCTTGTAGGAATGGTAGTTAACTCCATATGGTCAGACAGACGTTTGAACCGGGTACAGCATGTGGTAACTCCGTTGATAATCGCCGCAATTTCAATGGTTGCTGGACAATTTGTGGATTCTCCTGTTTTACAAATGGTTCTTCTATCGATAACTGCCATTGGTGTGTATGCTCCATACGGGCCGCTTTGGGCGATTCCGACTGCAATCATTCCGGCAGGAGTAGTAGGTGCAGCACTTGGGTTGCAAAATGCAATCGGAAATTTAGGAGGCTATAATGGACCTAAATTTGTTGGTGTGCTAAAGGATGCAACAGGCAGTTTCCATGCAGGGTTCTACTTTTTGGCTGCTTCTCTAGTCCTCGCGGCATTATTAACATGGTTTTTAGGAAGAACGATGAATGTACAAAAAGCTAATGTGCCGAATAAACCAACAATAAACAAAGTATCATAG
- the pdxA gene encoding 4-hydroxythreonine-4-phosphate dehydrogenase PdxA — protein sequence MTRIDSKPVVVIPMGDPAGIGPEIVVKALEKKEIYENCKPLVIGHKEVLKKAMSFTDVSLSLNDISEPVDGKFEFGTIDIIHLDNLNISDLRIGEVQAMCGQAAFEYIQKSIELANQGKVDAIATTPINKESLQAAKVPYIGHTEMLAGLTGVDDPLTMFEVNSLRIFFLTRHLSLKDAIGQITADRVYDYVKRCDEALQRLGIEERKIAVAGLNPHSGEHGLFGREELDEITPGIERARKDGLQVFGPVPADSVFHQALHGKYDAVLSLYHDQGHIAAKMTDFERTISITNGLPFLRTSVDHGTAFDIAGTGIAGSVSMEEAIKLAAKYSVYFRTQKV from the coding sequence ATGACTAGAATTGATTCAAAACCGGTTGTTGTAATACCTATGGGTGACCCGGCAGGGATTGGACCAGAAATCGTTGTAAAAGCTTTGGAGAAAAAAGAAATCTATGAGAACTGTAAACCGTTAGTAATCGGACATAAAGAAGTGTTAAAAAAAGCAATGTCATTTACCGATGTATCTCTTTCTTTAAATGACATAAGTGAACCGGTTGATGGAAAGTTTGAATTTGGAACGATTGATATTATCCATCTGGATAACTTGAATATAAGTGATTTGAGAATTGGAGAAGTACAGGCAATGTGTGGACAGGCGGCGTTTGAATATATTCAAAAAAGTATTGAATTGGCAAACCAAGGTAAAGTCGATGCTATCGCTACCACTCCTATTAATAAAGAATCATTACAAGCAGCGAAGGTTCCTTACATCGGACATACTGAGATGCTTGCTGGCTTAACAGGTGTTGACGATCCGTTAACAATGTTTGAAGTGAACTCACTAAGAATCTTTTTCCTGACTAGACACTTATCCCTTAAAGATGCAATCGGCCAGATAACGGCAGACAGAGTATATGATTATGTGAAAAGATGTGACGAGGCACTGCAGCGTCTTGGTATTGAGGAACGAAAAATAGCAGTAGCGGGATTAAACCCACATAGTGGAGAACATGGGTTATTCGGACGAGAAGAACTCGACGAAATCACGCCAGGAATTGAAAGAGCCCGAAAGGATGGATTACAAGTATTTGGACCAGTTCCAGCAGATTCAGTTTTTCATCAGGCGTTACATGGAAAGTACGATGCTGTTCTTTCTCTTTATCATGACCAAGGTCATATTGCTGCAAAGATGACTGATTTTGAAAGAACGATTTCGATAACGAATGGTTTGCCATTCCTAAGAACATCTGTCGATCATGGAACAGCTTTTGATATCGCTGGAACAGGCATTGCTGGATCAGTAAGTATGGAAGAAGCTATTAAGCTCGCGGCAAAGTATTCTGTTTACTTCCGTACACAAAAAGTTTAG
- a CDS encoding four-carbon acid sugar kinase family protein: protein MKIAVIADDLTGANATGVLLTKHGFSTATILDDSSVKGYNYDAICIDTDSRYIRQEVAYERVKRAVTRMASLGAELFSKRIDSTVRGNIGTEIDAILDTLTEDFVAVVVPSYPNSGRTTVGGYLLVEGVPVQETDVAKDPQNPLKQSNVVSIISQQSKYTVDHIELSLVLKGKTALSAELDSMMKKGKKIIVIDAVTNEQIQLISETMCSLNHSFVPVDPGPLTSLYVKEKFKRRNHSPKLLVSVGSCTTATGRQLNHLISTMKVKPVYVVPEKLVSPDMDVRTAELVRAVQEGIDRTKNENIILVTTFQEGMKLLDLQTLAKQQNTNEESLAKRITDGLALISQKIIQGSETVISGCFSSGGDVTASICAAGKTYGIQLLDEVFPLAAYGRLIGGYLDGLPIITKGGMVGEEDAITRSVQYLMHHLKSLKKEEEIVR, encoded by the coding sequence ATGAAAATAGCTGTTATTGCAGACGATTTGACAGGAGCAAATGCAACTGGGGTTCTCTTAACCAAACACGGGTTTTCAACAGCAACAATTTTGGATGACTCAAGCGTTAAAGGATACAACTATGACGCTATCTGTATAGATACAGACAGCAGATACATTCGTCAAGAAGTAGCGTACGAACGTGTAAAGAGGGCTGTTACCCGCATGGCTTCTTTAGGGGCTGAGCTGTTCAGCAAAAGAATTGACAGTACAGTCAGAGGTAACATTGGTACGGAAATTGATGCGATTTTGGATACACTAACAGAAGATTTTGTTGCTGTCGTAGTCCCTTCTTACCCAAACTCAGGAAGGACAACAGTTGGCGGCTATCTTTTAGTCGAAGGCGTTCCGGTACAAGAAACAGATGTTGCGAAAGATCCCCAAAATCCTTTGAAACAATCAAATGTAGTGAGCATTATTTCACAACAAAGCAAGTATACTGTGGACCATATTGAACTGAGCCTTGTATTAAAAGGAAAAACAGCATTGTCCGCTGAGTTGGATTCGATGATGAAGAAGGGCAAAAAAATTATTGTGATTGATGCTGTTACCAATGAACAGATACAGCTCATCTCAGAAACAATGTGTTCATTAAATCACTCGTTTGTTCCGGTTGATCCTGGACCATTGACCTCTTTATATGTGAAAGAAAAGTTTAAGAGAAGAAATCATTCACCAAAGTTACTAGTATCTGTCGGAAGTTGTACAACTGCAACTGGAAGACAGTTAAATCATCTGATTAGTACGATGAAAGTGAAACCCGTGTATGTTGTACCAGAAAAGCTCGTAAGTCCTGACATGGACGTAAGGACGGCAGAGTTGGTAAGGGCTGTTCAAGAAGGAATTGATCGCACTAAGAATGAAAACATCATACTCGTTACTACCTTTCAAGAAGGCATGAAACTATTAGACTTGCAGACTTTAGCCAAACAGCAAAATACGAACGAAGAATCATTAGCTAAGAGAATTACCGATGGCCTTGCTTTAATCTCCCAGAAGATTATACAAGGCAGTGAAACCGTAATCAGTGGGTGTTTTTCGAGTGGTGGAGATGTAACTGCATCCATTTGTGCGGCAGGAAAAACATATGGTATTCAGTTGTTGGATGAGGTATTTCCACTTGCAGCTTATGGACGGTTGATCGGTGGATACTTGGATGGACTGCCTATTATCACGAAAGGCGGTATGGTGGGCGAAGAGGACGCGATTACAAGATCAGTACAGTATTTAATGCATCATTTGAAAAGTCTTAAAAAAGAAGAGGAGATTGTGAGATGA
- a CDS encoding DeoR/GlpR family DNA-binding transcription regulator — MNNMLPLERKLEIIKILERDGKVQIDQLVQELQVSSMTIRRDLGQLEDESKLIRTHGGAVAVNVLISETPYQSKTVTRTEQKKLIAKYAATIIPEGCSLLLDSGTTTFEIAKIIKNRADLTIITNDLKVASELVDSPSSVICTGGNVQSGIGAMSGPHTQSLLRQIKVDLLFLGTHAIDLDNGMSAPTMEKALIKKLMVASAKSIWLVADSSKFNKNAFSQICSLDEINGIITDSQISKEDLKRFGEQTIIRTVSEGEETAI, encoded by the coding sequence ATGAACAACATGCTTCCTTTAGAAAGAAAACTAGAAATCATAAAAATTCTAGAAAGAGACGGGAAGGTCCAGATTGATCAGCTCGTTCAGGAACTGCAAGTTTCCAGTATGACGATAAGAAGAGATCTTGGGCAGTTGGAAGATGAGAGCAAGTTAATTCGTACACACGGAGGAGCAGTCGCTGTAAATGTTCTTATTTCAGAAACGCCTTATCAAAGCAAGACAGTAACTAGAACTGAGCAAAAAAAATTAATAGCGAAATATGCGGCAACAATAATTCCTGAAGGATGCAGTCTTTTACTAGACTCAGGGACAACAACATTTGAAATTGCCAAAATAATTAAGAACAGAGCAGATTTAACAATTATAACGAACGATTTAAAGGTTGCTAGTGAATTAGTCGATAGCCCGTCTTCCGTCATCTGCACAGGTGGAAACGTGCAGTCGGGCATAGGAGCGATGTCAGGTCCACATACTCAATCGTTGCTGCGGCAAATCAAAGTAGACCTTCTTTTCCTTGGTACACATGCTATTGACTTGGACAATGGTATGTCAGCACCAACAATGGAAAAAGCCTTAATAAAAAAATTGATGGTAGCCTCAGCAAAATCAATCTGGCTAGTTGCAGATTCAAGCAAATTTAATAAAAATGCTTTTTCTCAAATTTGTTCCTTAGATGAGATAAACGGGATCATTACAGACTCTCAAATCAGCAAAGAAGATTTAAAACGTTTTGGTGAACAAACGATTATTCGCACTGTTTCCGAAGGTGAGGAAACAGCGATATGA
- a CDS encoding VWA domain-containing protein produces MNKNLTEIVFLLDRSGSMSGLEQDAIGGFNAFIEKQCQLEGDTVLTTVLFDDKYEILWNGIDAKKAKLTDKDYYVRGTTALLDAVGKTVLDVGYRLSNTNEDQKPGKVFFVITTDGMENASSEFTYEKVQQLIKHQQEKYSWEFIFMGANIDAVKEAESIGIQMDNAFNFEATENGVEKMYNMICEEVSEKRRK; encoded by the coding sequence ATGAATAAGAATTTAACGGAGATTGTCTTTTTGCTGGATCGAAGCGGGTCTATGTCAGGATTGGAGCAGGATGCGATTGGCGGGTTCAATGCGTTTATTGAAAAGCAGTGTCAGCTTGAAGGTGACACAGTTCTTACTACCGTACTTTTTGATGATAAGTATGAAATTTTATGGAACGGGATTGATGCAAAAAAAGCAAAGCTGACAGATAAAGATTATTACGTAAGAGGTACCACAGCGCTTCTTGATGCAGTAGGGAAAACGGTTTTGGATGTTGGATACAGATTATCAAACACAAATGAGGACCAAAAACCTGGCAAGGTATTTTTTGTAATCACGACAGACGGAATGGAAAATGCGAGCAGTGAGTTTACGTATGAAAAAGTGCAGCAGCTCATCAAACACCAGCAAGAGAAATACAGTTGGGAGTTCATTTTCATGGGAGCAAACATCGATGCTGTAAAAGAAGCGGAGAGCATTGGCATCCAGATGGATAACGCGTTTAACTTTGAAGCAACTGAAAACGGTGTTGAGAAAATGTATAACATGATTTGTGAGGAAGTATCAGAGAAAAGACGAAAATGA
- a CDS encoding FAD-dependent oxidoreductase, which produces MQKIIVIGAGILGASTAYHLAKAGAEVTLVDRQDKGQATDAAAGIVCPWLSQRRNKAWYQLVKGGARYYPELIAQLEADGETDTGYERVGALSLHGDPVKLEKMAERARKRREDAPEIGEISILSPEETRKLFPPLSEEYGSVYVSGGARVNGRALRNALINGAVKHGAELLYGNASIVIENNRVIGIKLEEKTLLADQVIVTAGAWSQELLQEFGVNFKVTPQKAQIVHLEMPDMDTGSWPVVMPPTTQYILTFEDGQVVVGATHEDEAGFDNRVTAGGVNEILTKALAIAPGLSDGTLLETRVGFRPFTPGFLPVIGALPDYEGILIANGLGASGLTSGPYLGAELAKLALNKQTEIDLSLYEVSGAIE; this is translated from the coding sequence ATGCAAAAAATCATTGTAATCGGAGCTGGAATCCTTGGTGCATCAACCGCATATCATCTTGCCAAAGCAGGTGCAGAAGTGACTTTAGTAGATCGCCAAGACAAAGGGCAGGCAACAGACGCAGCAGCGGGAATTGTTTGTCCTTGGCTTTCACAGCGGCGAAACAAAGCGTGGTATCAATTAGTTAAAGGCGGTGCCCGCTATTATCCTGAATTGATTGCTCAATTAGAAGCTGATGGTGAAACGGATACGGGATACGAGCGGGTTGGAGCGCTAAGCCTTCATGGTGATCCTGTTAAGTTAGAAAAAATGGCAGAACGCGCACGGAAACGACGGGAAGACGCACCTGAAATTGGGGAGATTTCGATATTATCACCTGAAGAGACGAGAAAGTTATTCCCTCCATTATCTGAAGAGTATGGTTCTGTTTATGTGAGCGGTGGAGCACGAGTAAACGGAAGAGCATTACGGAACGCTTTGATTAACGGTGCAGTTAAGCATGGAGCTGAACTTCTATACGGAAATGCTTCTATTGTTATTGAAAACAATCGTGTTATCGGAATAAAACTTGAAGAAAAAACATTACTGGCAGATCAAGTCATCGTTACAGCAGGTGCATGGTCGCAAGAGTTATTGCAGGAATTTGGTGTGAACTTCAAAGTAACACCACAAAAGGCGCAAATTGTTCACCTTGAAATGCCGGATATGGATACAGGTTCGTGGCCGGTTGTCATGCCTCCAACGACTCAATACATTCTCACCTTTGAAGATGGACAAGTTGTGGTAGGTGCGACACATGAAGATGAAGCTGGATTTGATAATCGTGTAACTGCTGGTGGAGTGAATGAAATCTTAACAAAAGCTTTAGCGATTGCGCCAGGATTATCAGATGGTACACTTCTTGAAACAAGGGTAGGTTTCCGTCCATTCACTCCAGGGTTTTTACCTGTTATTGGAGCTTTGCCTGATTACGAAGGAATTCTGATTGCCAATGGATTAGGGGCTTCCGGTTTAACAAGTGGACCATATCTTGGGGCAGAACTAGCAAAACTGGCATTAAACAAACAAACTGAAATTGACTTGAGTCTTTATGAAGTTTCAGGAGCGATTGAGTAG
- a CDS encoding NAD(P)H-dependent oxidoreductase, whose translation MKTLVIITHPNLQQSRINRAWMDELKKHEEITVHTLYETYPDGKIDVTHEQNLLESHDRIILQFPFYWYSTPPLLKQWQDEVLSYGWAYGEGGDKLHGKELGLAISTFGPKDSYQTTGYNNFTMETLTTPLQQTSNLIGTKFMPLFVLNGVMHVTDEELQESAKAYVEFVLQRSKIEA comes from the coding sequence ATGAAAACACTCGTTATTATCACTCATCCTAATCTTCAGCAATCTCGTATCAATCGTGCCTGGATGGATGAATTAAAAAAGCATGAAGAAATCACAGTTCATACTCTTTATGAAACATACCCTGATGGAAAAATAGATGTAACTCACGAACAAAACTTGTTAGAGTCACATGATCGCATTATCCTTCAATTTCCGTTCTACTGGTACAGCACTCCTCCATTGTTAAAACAATGGCAAGATGAAGTACTTTCTTATGGCTGGGCATATGGAGAAGGCGGCGACAAGCTTCATGGCAAAGAACTTGGCCTTGCCATTTCAACTTTTGGTCCAAAAGATTCGTATCAAACGACTGGTTACAACAATTTCACAATGGAAACATTAACAACTCCATTACAACAAACGAGTAATTTAATCGGTACTAAATTCATGCCACTATTCGTATTAAATGGTGTAATGCATGTAACAGATGAGGAACTTCAAGAAAGTGCAAAAGCTTATGTAGAATTTGTTTTACAGCGTTCTAAAATTGAAGCTTAA